One part of the Mytilus trossulus isolate FHL-02 chromosome 11, PNRI_Mtr1.1.1.hap1, whole genome shotgun sequence genome encodes these proteins:
- the LOC134691631 gene encoding histone H1-delta-like yields the protein MADATAAPAVAPAKSPKKKAAAKPKKPSAHPKYSEMIGKAIAALKERGGSSRQAILKYIMANFNVGKDAKSVNAHLKLALRAGVKNNSLKQSKGTGASGSFRIGEAKVVKKKPAKAKKAAKPKAAKPKKAKTTPKKKKPAAKKPAGEKKAAKPKAKKPAAKKAAKPKKPAAKSPAKKKAAKPKAKKTPKKK from the coding sequence ATGGCAGACGCAACAGCAGCACCAGCAGTAGCACCAGCTAAATCACCAAAGAAAAAGGcagcagccaagccaaagaagccTTCCGCACATCCTAAATACAGCGAGATGATTGGAAAAGCCATCGCCGCTTTGAAAGAACGTGGAGGTTCCTCAAGGCAAGCAATTCTGAAGTACATCATGGCCAACTTCAACGTCGGAAAAGATGCCAAGTCAGTAAATGCTCATTTAAAACTTGCACTCAGAGCCGGAGTTAAGAACAACAGTTTGAAGCAGTCCAAGGGAACTGGAGCATCCGGCTCTTTCAGAATTGGAGAGGCTAAAGTGGTTAAAAAGAAGCCAGCAAAGGCAAAAAAAGCAGCCAAACCTAAGGCCGCCAAGCCTAAGAAGGCAAAGACCACACCCAAGAAAAAGAAGCCAGCAGCAAAGAAACCAGCTGGAGAGAAAAAGGCGGCcaaaccaaaagcaaaaaaaccagcagcaaagaaagcagccaagccaaagaagccAGCAGCCAAGTCACCAGCCAAAAAGAAGGCAGCCAAACCAAAAGCCAAGaagacaccaaagaagaagtaa
- the LOC134690280 gene encoding histone H1-delta-like, whose amino-acid sequence MADATAAPAVAPAKSPKKKAAAKPKKPSAHPKYSEIGKAIAALKERGGSSRQAILKYIMANFNVGKDAKSVNAHLKLALRAGVKNNSLKQSKGTGASGSFRIGEAKVVKKKPAKAKKAAKPKAAKPKKAKTTPKKKKPAAKKPAGEKKAAKPKHAR is encoded by the exons ATGGCAGACGCAACAGCAGCACCAGCAGTAGCACCAGCTAAATCACCAAAGAAAAAGGcagcagccaagccaaagaagccTTCCGCACATCCTAAATACAGCGAGATTGGAAAAGCCATCGCCGCTTTGAAAGAACGTGGAGGTTCCTCAAGGCAAGCAATTCTGAAGTACATCATGGCCAACTTCAACGTCGGAAAAGATGCCAAGTCAGTAAATGCTCATTTAAAACTTGCACTCAGAGCCGGAGTTAAGAACAACAGTTTGAAGCAGTCCAAGGGAACTGGAGCATCCGGCTCTTTCAGAATTGGAGAGGCTAAAGTGGTTAAAAAGAAGCCAGCAAAGGCAAAAAAAGCAGCCAAACCTAAGGCCGCCAAGCCTAAGAAGGCAAAGACCACACCCAAGAAAAAGAAGCCAGCAGCAAAGAAACCAGCTGGAGAGAAAAAGGCGGCcaaaccaaaa CACGCGAGGTGA